Proteins encoded together in one Altererythrobacter epoxidivorans window:
- the purU gene encoding formyltetrahydrofolate deformylase — protein sequence MSNELILTLSCADRPGITARVSGFLYQHGGNILDAQQFNDVDSDRFFMRVEFDPGETDRSEIREGFAPIADEYGMEWKLALRDRPRRVLIMVSKFDHCLADLLYRWRIGELPMEPVAIVSNHPRDAIGVTYVGELPFYHLPVTRETKAAQEARVREIAEETGAELIVLARYMQILSDEQAAHFAGRCINIHHSFLPGFKGAKPYHQAHARGVKMIGATAHFVTTDLDEGPIIHQDVESITHADSPDELVRKGRDIERRVLAEAVRLFLEERVLLNDQRTVVFKG from the coding sequence ATGAGCAACGAATTGATCCTGACCCTGAGCTGTGCCGACCGGCCGGGCATCACCGCCCGCGTTTCCGGTTTTCTCTACCAGCACGGGGGCAACATCCTCGATGCGCAGCAATTCAACGATGTCGACAGCGACCGCTTCTTCATGCGGGTCGAGTTCGACCCCGGCGAAACGGACCGGAGCGAGATCCGCGAAGGCTTCGCGCCGATTGCCGATGAATACGGCATGGAATGGAAGCTGGCGCTGCGCGACCGGCCGCGCCGTGTGCTCATCATGGTCAGCAAGTTCGACCATTGCCTTGCCGACCTTCTCTATCGCTGGCGTATCGGTGAACTGCCGATGGAGCCGGTCGCGATTGTCTCGAACCATCCACGCGATGCCATCGGCGTCACCTACGTTGGCGAGCTGCCCTTCTATCACCTGCCGGTGACCCGCGAGACGAAGGCCGCGCAGGAAGCGCGCGTGCGGGAGATCGCCGAGGAGACGGGCGCCGAACTGATCGTGCTGGCACGCTACATGCAGATCCTGTCCGACGAACAGGCGGCGCATTTCGCCGGTCGCTGCATCAATATCCATCACAGCTTCCTGCCGGGGTTCAAGGGTGCAAAGCCCTATCACCAGGCCCATGCCCGCGGCGTGAAGATGATCGGTGCGACTGCGCATTTCGTCACCACCGATCTCGATGAAGGTCCGATCATCCACCAGGACGTGGAATCGATCACCCATGCGGACAGCCCCGACGAACTGGTAAGAAAGGGGCGCGATATCGAACGGCGGGTGCTGGCAGAAGCGGTCAGGCTTTTTCTCGAGGAACGCGTTCTCCTGAACGATCAGCGTACGGTCGTCTTCAAGGGCTGA